DNA from Helcococcus ovis:
TTTAACTATTTAAATCACATTATAATTTGTAATAATAAAAATAAATTAAACATTTATACACGCTATTTTTTTATTCGCTTAAATAAAACAAATGTAATTATAATTTCCACTAAAACAAATATTAAAAATAATATTTGCACAATTAGATGCTGTTTACTTATACCACTTAAAAGCACATAATCCCAAGTCGCATGATAAATTACAATCAATAATATATTTTTAGTGTATTTATAAACTGTTGCAAAAAATAATCCTGCAACAAAAGTGGAAATTAATTGTGATAAAACTTGATTAAATGCAAGTCCTCCCAATATATTAACTGCATGCAATAATGAAAAAGCTGATGCTGATATTATCAAGGCTTTTGTAAACCCTTTTTCTTTATGTAAATTAGTAAACAGAACTCCCCTATATATAAGTTCTTCACTTATGCCTACAAGTATAGCTCCAATCAAAGGTACAAAAAATGAAGTTGAAAAACTAAATTTTTTATAAATTGTAAAAATACCTATAGATAGCAACGCAGCAAATAGACCATTAACAATAATACAATTTGACTTGTCGGTATCAATATCTACTCTATATTTATTATAAATTATTAAAGAAAATATAGTCAAAACAGATAAAAATGGCAATATCATCTTGATAAAGTTTGGATTACTATATTCTACATGATAAATATGTTTTGATACGAAAATACCAAGTGCCATGATAAATGTATAAATTAATAATATTTTATAAACTTTTTTCATAATTTTATATTAAGGTAATCCTTAACCCTCCTTCTTTTATATTGAATTATACCATATTTTCACCATTTAAGCATATTAAATTATCCTGCTATATAAACTATATATCGTGTTTAAATATAAAAATAGTACTATATATTGTATTTAAATCTTGAAATATAACTTTATATAGTATATAATCAGAAATAAATATTTGGAGGATATATGTATATAATAGTAGATTCAATCACCGGCAATTCAATAAAATTCGCAATTAAAACAGGATACACATACATGAAAGTCAAGGATAGAAAAAATATAAAAGAAGGAGATAAGTTTTTACTAATTACAAGATGTCAAAATTTTGGTGAAATTCCGAT
Protein-coding regions in this window:
- a CDS encoding CPBP family intramembrane glutamic endopeptidase, with translation MKKVYKILLIYTFIMALGIFVSKHIYHVEYSNPNFIKMILPFLSVLTIFSLIIYNKYRVDIDTDKSNCIIVNGLFAALLSIGIFTIYKKFSFSTSFFVPLIGAILVGISEELIYRGVLFTNLHKEKGFTKALIISASAFSLLHAVNILGGLAFNQVLSQLISTFVAGLFFATVYKYTKNILLIVIYHATWDYVLLSGISKQHLIVQILFLIFVLVEIIITFVLFKRIKK